TTTACATTTTCTTAGAAAGCTTTGAAATGAAAGACAAAattaataagaagaaaaaaaagaaaagaaaagcgaAAGTGATTAATCTCAACTAAGAGGAacttttttggattaattttcTCTtgccttcattttctttctctaatTTTCTAAGGGAACCCTAAGTCGTGAGCACGGTGCATGGATTACAAAAATGACCGGAAGCACATTagttcaacttcttcttcttcttcttcttttttttaatcatcataCTGGTTAGTTCAACTTTATTTGTGTTTATTAAGTTTGGATTGGTAACTTTGGTTTAAATTTGGTACTGTAAAATTTAGTGGGTGTTTTAGTCATAATGAAGAGTGATTATGATGATTAATGACGAGGATGGTGATGTTGGGTCCTTGTTCCGCCATAGCTTTCAACAACCCATAACCGCTACTTTTTTGGTGTCTACTTCCTACCCACCTCACTTTTTAGCCCTTCCTTCCTTCTTTCCCTCCCAGATGgaaaagtaggagtaaaactatTTCCATTTGGTTTATTATTGGCTGTAATTTTCGTAATTCAGCAAGTTTTACCACTATGAACCAGGGATGATCTTTCTCCACCCTTTTTCACACTCTCATAATCTCTCATAATCTGaaccacaactctctctctctctctctctctctctctctctctctctctctccttccttgaCCGGTTGTTATCCAACCTCATATGGAGACCCCACTCTGATCCTTTGAGTGGGAAACATGAGCTGAAGCAGCCTCACTTTTTGAGATGAAAATGGTTAAACCTACATACTAGTATCatcttccctctccctctctctctctctctctctctctctctctactctcttcCCCCCTTTTCTCCCCTCCTTGAAAACCCTAATCCAACCCATATAATCCCAAAACACAGTCCTCCATCACTGCCAAacacacatctctctctctctctctctctcttctgcaaCTTCAATTTACACCGTCCGTGGGCCGCTTGTTCTCTTCTTTACGCCACACCCTTTTccccccaacttcaaaggtaAAAAAAAGCATTCGAAGGcatctgtttttcttttgcagaTCACACAGTATTAAAGGCAAAGGTACTTTCTGAATTCCCCCTtccagaatctctctctctctctctcctttaatTCAGTTTGTAACTTGTAAGCAAAATCCCTCTCCACCtccccaaatctctctctctctctctctctctctctctctctctctctcgccattactttattctctctctagaacatGGATTCCGGAAACAGTGGGAGCATCCAGTCATCCAGCGGCGGTGACGAGGAGTACGACTCGTCACGCGCCGACTCGCTTTCGGCTTTCGCTCACCTCTCCaaccctccaccaccatcacaaccgcaccaccaccaccacaacaactCAAACCTCTTCGACCCGCTCCCGAACTTCTTCGACCCGAACCCACTGCCTAATTTCGACCCGATATGGTCCAAGTCCCCAATAAACTGCACCTACAATTCCCTCCCCCTCCCCACCTCCTCCGGTGCCGCCCTCTTcacttcctcctcctcatcccCTACGGTTCCCTTCGACCCCCCGAAAACCGACCCGGTCCAACCCCACCTCGCACGGAACCCCAAAAAACGGTCCAGAGCCTCTCGGCGTGCTCCCACAACGGTCCTAACAACCGACACCACTAACTTCCGAGCCATGGTTCAGGAGTTCACCGGCATCCCGGCCCCACCTTTCCCATCATCTTCCTCGCCGTTCGTTAGAAACAGACTCGATCTCTTCGGTGCACCTTCCTCCACCAGATCCTACCCATTGTCCGACGCCTTGCAACCGCCGCCTTATCTCCTCCGGCCTTTCGCCCAGAAATTCCAACCCCCGCCGCCGCCGTCGTTCCTCAGCCCTAACAGCAACGACGTCGTTTCCGGCAATTCAACCGGTTCCAATTCGAATTCTGTTAATTACCAAATGCAAAACCAAATCCTGACGTTCCAGTCCCTGCTGCAATCCCCAATGGCGAATCCGTCCGTCCTCCGATCGAGCGGTCAGGATTTGCTGGAGATTCCGTCGGGGAACAGCGATGATGTCAATCCGACAGTGTGGGGCGCTGGAGTGGGGTTGAACGGCGGAGATCAGAGTCATCATTTGAGGACAGTCAATGGGAGCTACGTTGACTATTCgcagagtggtggtggtggtgggaaggGAAATTACGAAAAGGGGTCTGAGAATGTTGGTGCGGGTAGAGGTGGAGGTATGGTCGAATCGTGGATATGTTCTTCTGATCATTAGtactaaaagaaagaaaaaccctCATTGTGGTTGCATTAAGAGTTTAATTACTTGAAGAGGTTAATTAATTGGTGTATTTTCTTCGTCGTTTTAATTAACCATATGTGTCTTTTACCCTTGTCTAAATTAATCATGGAGTATGTGTAAATATCTAGTTTTCTTAGTGTCTTTTTCTTAATGAAAGCTATGGGAAAAATTCATAATCTTAattgttttttctattttgtttggaTAACACATTTATGGCAAGTCTTATGTGTTAGGAGTACGAACTAGATCACATGGTGGCATGGCCTCACATAATGATTACTGCATGCAATATCAATGGTACGGTTCtaattactactactatatgGTTCTATTACTTGATTTTTCTCCTTAtggataaaataaaaacctttttttttttgaaattcataatAAAGTTCATGCACATATTTTGAAATACAATTGTGTCTGAAACCATTTGATGCATGTAGACTTATGTGTATCAAATGGTATTAGACGTATAAGTTGGGTTCctagttgtgttttaaaattattacgTGTGCGCTCTTTGAAATTCTAGTTTTAAAACTGATAGAGTTCCATCAATACTATTAATAGTTATCTAACCATTTAATCCATGAACATCCGAAAGATAAAAATTGCTCTGGTCCTCGTCTGGTTGCTCTCACACAAAAGTTAACACAAGTTTTTTGTAGGGCCCATTTTGTAGTCACACGCAAATGATTGGAgccgtaaaaaattagctcgtTCGGATAATCGGTATGTGGTTAATCAGTTCAATCAATTGCCTCTTATCAAATTTTACAGAATAAAATTGCATAAACTGATCAAGCCCGTATCAATATATGGAAACTCTTAAAAATCTATTTTAAATGAATTGAATGGCTCCGATCATTTACTTGAGACTCcgattagttttgtgtcaattttgtaCGAGGGGAACGGACCTCTTGTTTGCTTGAAAAAACAAGATAATTTGATTGTATTTAAAACACCGTAGTTTTTGCCAAAGTATTTTTGATTATAAAAAGTTGTAGTGCGATGgagatctgtttttttttttttttttttttggtttggggcTCCGCCTTATATCATAAATATCTAACTCAGGATATATGTGGATATATTTTGTCATTTATGTATATCCAGATAGTGAATTACGACTGCTCATTTACTTTGTTCCTTGGTTTGGTAAAATGCTGTTAAGAGTGTTTAGTGAGGTAAATTTAGGTAAATTTGAGCAATATATGGTACATCCGTACTCCTTTATGGTTATGAAGAACACCCGAATCATAAAAATTACGTGTTCATTGCTTCAGGTTATGAGAACAGTGTTCTTCCTCGTACCTCATGTTCTGCGATTCTCTCAATCTCATCTATACACTGAATTTTAAAGAACAAAAGACcactgttctctctctctctctctctcctagagTTGTTGGTTATTGGTTTTTAAATTATTGTACCGCGGTAAACAAACATGCTTTAGAATAAATATTGTGGAGTGATTGGTGGCGAGATTCAGGGAATAGTTAGGCGCCGCAATCTCATGTTGAGAATGCTTCCTCAtcttccctccttttttttttttaaattaggacTTTGCATATTATTATATCGGTCGTATGAAGTAATGATAAACGAGGAAAAcaataaaattcataaaataaaattaaaaaaacgtTTATAATTCGAAGCTAATTTTGTAAACCaaaaaacctttttaaaattatgccataaaattaaaaaaacgtTCATATTAATGGTTTACTATTGTCTTattattactctctccgtcccaaaatgcttgtctggtccgcaaaacggagtgttaaaaataataaaagtttttcaagaaaaaatcaaaagtattttaacaacttactatatatcaatgagtatttttaatttgtgaaaaaaatttaaattttttcttgaaaaaatgcattatttttaatacTCTGTTTTGCGTACCGGACAagcattttgggacggagggagtattaactAAACCTCCTACGGTTCACAGCACAAGCCTTTGTCCTTGCAGTTTGATATGCCTAAGAAAATTTAGGCTCTATTTcgttaaggaaaataattatttattttttaaataacttcttattttttgaattaagggTGATATATTGTGATAAAATGACCtgtctcataaaataaaaataagtatttaaaaaataaaatctttggtGAATGGGGCCTAATAGCTGTTAATTGGTTGCatactaataattttttttttatctcaattgGTTGTATACTTTCATATAGGCATTATGCTTGCAATGTCGTTATGGggacaattttaaaatttgtaccCGTGCATGCATATTACTTTGGGACCCGTTTTGAGTTTCACAATGACGATTGAAATCACATATTTTTGTTAAATCCAAGACAGGTCTCAAAGTAATTTTTATGCTCCTGTATTTCTTTTGGTTAAGCTTATGTAATcttcaaaagtattttaaaagaATGACATGGAAGTATTATTTTACTATTTCTCTTTGGGACATTATCCTTACGTCTTAGGCTACGTAAGCAGGAACCCTACATCATTGGGGGGTGAAATGGACGTGAGGGGTGAAATGGACGTTATCcagggtgctgtagtgcacttATGTGTAGTGTGCGTGTAGAGCGACACATAATCtttgatctcatcaatcaacggtctaaattaaaaataattttttaccggtaaaagataCTCATATTTATTGCTGAAcaaagttgaaaaataaatactccctccgtcccaatttagttgtcactttttggagttcgtgccacttttcaattgattatatcttgtaatttataatgttttaggtgattttgaaaacattgtattatagaacaaatcgagatctatcaaacaagatccatattggatataaaattcattaccaatttaaagatataactaattttttaatccagttagaatagaactgagacaagtaaattagAACGGAGGGAATACATTGCAACCGTTTATTAATGAGATAACGGTCCGTGTGCCACACTACACACGCATTACACCAGGTGTCCAAGTAGTATAGTACTCCATTTCATATGTGCAGACCTATGGCTATACGTATAGTGCGGATCGAGGAGGGAGATACTCCTACGAGTGAGTAATACTTACATGAACGTGGCCGGTGGCATAGGCTTAAtaattagtagtagtagtagtgtaGTACTGCTACTAGACTACTAGTAGGCATTAGCTACTCCCATACGCAAGTGTCTTCTCTAACTCATAGGTGTACTTGTGGACAAAAACTATCACCTCAATTTGGTCACCTTCCATTTGTTGTTTTGTACAAACCATTTATGAGGATCTCACGTTATTCTCCAAATTTcaaccccacaaaaaaaaaaaaaacccctttctTTTGGAGAGGTTATTTTGATAGGTTTTTACACGGGTAAAGTTTTCAACACTTCAATTCATTCACGTGCTCATGATATTCTGATTTTATACGTTAATATTTTCTGTTGCGTTACCTATGAGAAGGAAGTTTTGAATCATAATCTTACACCCTTGGTGGAGCCGCAGAATCTGTGCAAAAAGAGATTATGAATTTACTTATATTAAATATTATCTCTTTGAAACAAAATCACGAATAGAgaaaactctcataatcaaattataaaaaaataaccaAAGTTTTGCCAGAGGGCTTACAATATACTTATAGCCTATAGGGCAGAGAAACTAACAAACTTGCTAATCAAGTCAAAAGTaaagaaattaccaaaattaccacacaaaaaaagagaggaaatagcACTACAACAAACTTGACTTTTGGCGATAAGAATTGGCGAACACCCAAAAATACGTTGCCATTGGGTATATATTGGCGACACCCTTTGATGTTGCCAATAATTTTCACATTCGGCGTCAAGGATTGGCGAGACAATAAAAATGTGTCGCCATTGGATGTGTATTGGTGACACATTTTGATGTCGCCAAAAGTCTTCACATTCAGCGACGCAAGGTGCATCGCCATTGGGTATGTATTGGCGACACACTTTTGATGTCGCGAATTGTCTTCACATTCGGCGACGTAAATCGCGTCgccaaagggaaaaaaatttggcGGGATATTTGGCGCCAACAATCTTCGCAATTGGCGACGCGAAGTGCATCGCTGTTGGGTATGAAGTTTTTCATCAGTACAAAATTTCATATTAGAATGATATATTACGTTCGATTAAATATGTAACGATAAgagatttacttcattttttgcaggaatgATTTGATCGtcttatgtaaaagatagacggttccaattttaaaaaatagttcatGTGGCCCTCAAATTGTGCACTATAGGATTTGAATGCCTTTGGAACTACCGAATATGTTACGATCATGTAGTGGTCGAGATCAGATTATCACCAATTTTAGCGAGAATGATATAATTGATAAGACATTAAATCCTAATGTTTTAGATTGACCATTCGAAAAAATGAGTCAGCAATTAACTACGTACCATTAGAATCCATACATTCAACTTACTTGTTTCTAAACCAATGTCTTATGTTATAATCTAATGTACAGTAGCCAAATGACCGCAAAACAACCATGACGATcgataccgttcattttgttgtggttagtgttttaatcattcACGTAAATTTTTAGGTCTATCGGGTTTTAAAAGCCCCCTAGTTGGGACGCTACGTCTGATCAAGTATGTAATGATAAGAGATTTACTTCATTCTTGACAGAAATGGTTTAATCCTTCTTATTTATAAGATAGACGGttccaattttaaaaaactagttCAAGCGGCCCTCAAGTTGTACACTGTAGGACTTTAATGCCTCATGAACCATCAAATGTGTTACGATCATATAGTTGCTGACATCTAATTATCACCAATTTTGGCGAGAATGATATAATTGATAAGACGTTAAATGCTGAAAGTTTAGATcgatcatttaaaaaaaaaaatagctgtCTGCTACCTTTAAAAGGTATAcattgaatttatttatttctgaaccaagattttgtgctaatcattcttgtaaatttttggGTCTATTCAATTTTGAAAGGCCTTCATCGGGTCGTAGATTCTTTATTAGAATATAGTATTTTACGTCTGATCAAGTATGTAAtgataagaaattaaaaaaaatctagtgaacCCGTGAAATTAATACATAGATATAGTATCTACTcactccatcccaatttaaatgtctcctatgaatttttgtgcattttcactttaatttggtgtaagaaaataaaaaaataatatataaaaatatttttttggggtttgaaaaTGAACGAAAATCCATAgtagacatttaaattgggacgaagggagcaGAAGAAATTaacaattgcaaaaagaaaattattaaaatacaataACATAAAACAACGTTGTTTCGAGAAGACCCAGTCTTTTTCGGtccaaaatactaaaattgcttcacccaatttgaattttgataagtATGAAAGTTGTTATTAaccctttgtgttattgtttaaacccaatttgaattacttCAATCACAATTATGAGTACAAAGTTATACCCGAAATACTAAATAAATTAACTCTGATTGAAGGTAATtaaaattgggtttgaacaataacacaaagggttacaatttttatgtttatcaaaattgctaattttaatgtttaaaggttcaaaatcacGTTCGATTCAACTTTAATTGCTATTTTAATgttaatatatactatatatattaaATGTTTCAAATATATAACGAAAAGTATGTGTAGTGTAGTTGGTCGTAGCTTTGAGCATAGAGGCTTGTGTAGTCGGATGACTTGGGTTCAAAATCCAGGAGGTGCaagaaaattgtatttttttgtcaagTAACCTTTCAGCGACGCAACAACTGGTGTCGCCAATAGGCTACCTTTTGGCGACGCAAAACACGTCGGCAAAGGTGTAATATGTTTCCCACACCAACCATACTTTCGCGCGACGCAAAGTGCGTCGCCAAATCTCCTGCCTTTTTGGCGACGGAGGTGTTCGCGTCGGCAAATACTATTGCTGACATAGCAACGCTGACGACATGCCGACGCAAGGACTTGCGTCGCCAAAACCCTTTGCCGACGCAAATAAGCCTTTGCCGACGTACTATTGTGCGTCGCCAAAACCCTTTGCCGACGCAAATAAGCCTTTGCCGACGTACTATTGTGCGTCGCCATAACCGAATTTTATTGTAGTGTAGATTGCATAATAAAATATTAGGTGAAATAAGAAAACTATCAAAACAAACGGCAACCGAAATAgaattttctattaaaaattaTAAGCAAATCAATTATTTCCCAAAATGCCAAATTAGGCAAGGCAGTCAATCGTGACCCGCTGACTTGTGGGACTACCGGACTAGAGGAATTGATCGATCGATCGACCGATAGATTGGATTATCAATCACCAGTCAATCGAAACCTGCTGACTTCCTTTTTGAATGTAACATAACATCGATCGGATTATGAATTTATGCTAGAACGAAAAAATTACTAACAAAATACTTgcttcaaaataaaaaactaaaatccctatatttctagaataattaaaatatcggCCAGAACAAGAGTTTGATGTAGGtttgtcaatgggccggatccgatccggatccaacaaatccgaatccgataagactcaaatctgATAATGGTAATTCGGATCCGAAAATCCAAATCTGATCTGAAAATTtttacttcaaatattttagcaaaaaaaatattttcccaaaacaataaaaataatttaaaataaaaataccacttcttaaacattattattttcaaaataaaaaatttacaattttttttaaaaaaatttaaaaataaaatttcggaTCAAATTGATAATGGATTTAATCTGATcttaatccgaatccgatcagtatttgaattaccggattcagATTATCGGATCGAATCCAGATCGGATCCGATCCATTGACAGACCTAGTTTGATGGGGTTTGATAACGATCCATATGGCTTAACATGTCTTTGGGAATTCATCTCACGCATTAGATCGATTCACTGGGTATATACTATCAATCTCTTGCAGGTCTTAAAAGATAATTCCCATCAAAGTAAAAGTTAGATATTCATTctttcgaacaattttttaagtattttttttcccgagtAATGCAAGGactaatatgtatatatacacttCAGTCTAATCCCTACAATCACACCTACACACCTACTGTCATTTTACAGGCTTACGCGTGAGGCTCGTGAGGGTGAGATCTTCAGCGTGATCAAATCCTTAAGTGCTGACATGAAATTCATTATTTATTGCTATAgcaaaatgcaaaagaaaaaaagagggagagcaTAAATTTAGGGTTAAAGTTTCTGGTCACGAAAAGTAGGGGATACAACGCAGGCCGGATTTCCCTTTCTTTTGCAATATCAATGTTGATCCATCATAAAGTTACTtatcttttgcatttttttttgattgataGATCAGAACTTTTTCACTCCAACAGTAAATATCAATAGAGAAAGTGAGAAAGAACGAGTGATgagatttaaaaataaaaaataaaaaattactcccaAGAGTTACTGGAGTATTATTCTTCCAAAAAGGGGATATTTTGATCCACGGATAGCGGGAAACCTTTTTCCAACGTGGAGAAAAATTCCCTTCTATTTTCTACTATCACAATACACGGGGTGTTTCTGGTCgtaaaaaatttatagatttttatttgtggttgagaagttgttagttattttcagtagtgaataagttgttaaaaaatgtcaagtttgtttccgatagtgaataagttgttaatgtgtttgtaagtagagttactgtagccaaaaaaaaaattattgacaaCTTTTTGATTAGtaaaaacgagatgataaaatgctgaaatttttttattaaaaaaaatgaaatgataaaaTGCTAAgcttttagtgttttttttgttagtagaaacagGCCTCAATCATCCACACATTGGACACACTCCGCGTATTTTTACCCTCCAAACTCAAATTCAAATGATGCTGCAAAAGGACTATAGCTAGCTAGAGATGATTATAACCCATGGGATTTTGTGAGATTTTATGGGGCCATGGCAAACCACTCTCTTTTTAGCATCACCGGGGAATGGGGGGCCCTTGCCAGTGAATTGAAGCTGCAATGATGGTTTTGTCTCAACTCAGTTATCACTATTTCTGCATTGCTGGAAGATATTAAAATTCGATTGGCTGTGGCCCGTATGGGATCTTTGgtctaaaaatttaaaaaattgcatgcTATACGTACATATAAATTCGATTGTGGTGACCGTGAGGATTCCAAAACCTAAGGTCTTAGATCACGGAATTATTTGCAAAAGTTGAATGACCTTTGGTGATACCAATCGTAAAACTTGGAGCCCGATAATTCTTTATTAGTTCAGGATAAATTACGCTATTAAACCATTTTCAATTGGTCATCAAAATTTggtgcttttttcttttcttttttttatcgaacTAGTCCGATGGATAACTATTGCCCCttcggcttttttttttggaagagcaAGAACTTCAACGGATGAATAACAAGTAGTGTACAGAAGTTGACAAAACAACACAACAAATGAAGCCACAGAGAAACAGATTAATCGGCACTAGTTCTATGCATAATACGTTGTTCTCCTATAATTGGTGGACGCCCGAAAGTCGCGTAGAGCCCCCTCTGCTAGACAGTGAACTTGATGGGGATGTCATTGTTCTGAATCTTCGTGATCCTACAAAAATAAAGTCTGGTGATCTCCTTATCATCACTTAGGTTGCGAAACAAAAATCTATCTGCGAAGTGACCCTCAG
This DNA window, taken from Rhododendron vialii isolate Sample 1 chromosome 8a, ASM3025357v1, encodes the following:
- the LOC131298202 gene encoding uncharacterized protein LOC131298202, with the protein product MDSGNSGSIQSSSGGDEEYDSSRADSLSAFAHLSNPPPPSQPHHHHHNNSNLFDPLPNFFDPNPLPNFDPIWSKSPINCTYNSLPLPTSSGAALFTSSSSSPTVPFDPPKTDPVQPHLARNPKKRSRASRRAPTTVLTTDTTNFRAMVQEFTGIPAPPFPSSSSPFVRNRLDLFGAPSSTRSYPLSDALQPPPYLLRPFAQKFQPPPPPSFLSPNSNDVVSGNSTGSNSNSVNYQMQNQILTFQSLLQSPMANPSVLRSSGQDLLEIPSGNSDDVNPTVWGAGVGLNGGDQSHHLRTVNGSYVDYSQSGGGGGKGNYEKGSENVGAGRGGGMVESWICSSDH